Proteins co-encoded in one Juglans regia cultivar Chandler chromosome 16, Walnut 2.0, whole genome shotgun sequence genomic window:
- the LOC109003816 gene encoding proline-rich receptor-like protein kinase PERK9, whose translation MASTATSPESSPSTVPPSSNTVSPSTTTSSPQPSSSTTPPAQTSSPPAPAPPTISTPSGPSADPPDPATSSTSSPLTQSPPPVVPTSPPPVPESSSPPSPSGTSPPLTPTISSPPPPLQSDPPTSPSPPSSNVPPPLPSKSPPPENSPPPPSKSDPPVNSPPPPPPPPSSTPPAKSPPPAASTPPVYSPPPPASVPPLSSPPTPASTPPVNSPPPAASGPPQSSPPTPASTTPVNSPPTPASVPPQSSPPPPKVTPVPPGSEPTPPPSNSPPKTLPPSPIIHLAPPPPSHVSAPSPYQNPIPPSNDLAKNKSSSNEVSNSTGNGTIGITGIVAIGVVVGIIVLSLIGVAVWCMRKQRKRYSEVNGHTMSSPPDSYIMKTHSSAPLLQSGSGSNFVSSPAEPSGLGNSRLWFTYEELVKATNGFSNENLLGEGGFGSVYKGYLPDGKEVAVKQLNIGGGQGEREFKAEVEIIGRIHHRHLVSLVGYCISENRRLLVYDYVPNDTLYCHLHGEGRPALDWATRVKVAAGAARGIAYLHEDCHPRIIHRDIKSSNILLDNNFEARVSDFGLAKLALDADTHITTRVMGTFGYMAPEYASSGKLTDKSDVYSFGVVLLELITGRKPVDASQPLGDESLVEWARPLLNHALDDVEFKHLADPRLMNYVGSEMFRLIEVAAACVRHSAAKRPRMGLVVRAFDSLATSDLSNGMRVGESAVFDSAQQSEEIRLFRRMAFGSQNYSTDFFSQSNLDS comes from the exons ATGGCTAGTACAGCGACATCTCCGGAATCATCTCCCTCAACAGTGCCGCCGTCTTCGAACACTGTATCACCTTCCACAACAACTTCGTCGCCACAACCATCATCCAGCACCACTCCGCCCGCACAAACCTCTTCTCCTCCTGCTCCAGCCCCCCCTACAATTTCCACGCCTTCTGGGCCCAGTGCCGATCCGCCGGACCCTGCTACCTCTTCAACTTCATCTCCTCTGACACAGTCCCCTCCTCCCGTTGTCCCTACGTCTCCTCCTCCGGTCCCGGAGTCATCCTCACCACCCTCTCCTTCTGGGACTTCACCCCCATTGACACCTACAATatcatctcctcctcctcctctccagTCTGATCCTCCTACATCACCATCACCTCCATCATCCAATGTTCCTCCTCCTTTGCCTTCCAAATCTCCACCTCCAGAGAATTCGCCTCCACCACCTTCAAAATCTGATCCCCCAGTAAattcacctcctcctcctcctcctcctccatcatCAACACCACCAGCGAAGTCACCTCCACCAGCAGCATCAACCCCTCCTGTATATTCACCACCTCCACCAGCATCTGTGCCACCCCTAAGTTCACCACCAACACCGGCATCAACCCCTCCTGTAAATTCACCTCCACCGGCAGCATCCGGGCCACCTCAAAGTTCGCCTCCAACACCCGCATCAACCACTCCTGTAAACTCACCTCCTACTCCAGCATCAGTGCCACCCCAAAGTTCACCTCCACCACCCAAGGTTACTCCTGTTCCACCTGGTTCTGAACCAACTCCACCGCCTTCAAATTCTCCTCCAAAGACATTGCCTCCATCACCCATCATACATCTTGCACCACCTCCGCCCTCACATGTTTCTGCCCCATCTCCTTATCAAAATCCAATCCCCCCATCAAATGATCTAGCTAAGAACAAGTCTAGTTCTAATGAAGTATCAAACTCCACTGGTAATGGGACCATTGGCATCACTGGTATAGTGGCTATTGGTGTGGTGGTGGGAATCATAGTTCTTAGCCTAATTGGAGTGGCTGTCTGGTGCATGAGGAAGCAAAGAAAACGATATTCTGAAGTTAATGGTCATACCATGTCATCCCCTCCAG ATTCATACATTATGAAGACACATTCTTCAGCTCCCCTTTTACAAAGTGGTTCGGGCAGCAATTTTGTCTCATCTCCAGCAGAACCAAGTGGGTTAGGCAATTCAAGGTTATGGTTTACCTATGAAGAGCTAGTCAAGGCCACAAATGGGTTTTCAAATGAGAATCTTCTGGGTGAAGGTGGATTTGGTTCTGTGTATAAGGGATACCTACCAGATGGGAAAGAGGTAGCAGTCAAGCAGCTAAACATTGGTGGGGGGCAGGGTGAGCGAGAATTTAAAGCCGAAGTTGAGATTATTGGTCGTATACACCACCGTCATTTGGTGTCATTAGTCGGCTACTGCATTTCTGAGAACCGAAGGCTGCTTGTCTATGACTATGTCCCTAATGATACCCTTTATTGCCATCTTCATG GTGAAGGTAGGCCGGCTCTGGACTGGGCAACACGTGTTAAGGTTGCTGCTGGTGCAGCTCGTGGAATAGCTTATCTTCATGAAGAct GTCATCCTCGAATTATTCACAGGGATATTAAGTCATCAAATATTCTTTTAGATAACAACTTTGAAGCTCGG gtttCAGACTTTGGACTTGCCAAATTAGCTCTTGATGCAGATACACATATAACCACCCGTGTCATGGGAACTTTTGG ATATATGGCCCCTGAATATGCATCAAGTGGGAAATTGACTGATAAATCTGATGTATACTCCTTCGGAGTTGTGCTTCTGGAGCTAATTACTGGAAGGAAGCCTGTGGATGCATCCCAACCCTTGGGGGATGAGAGTCTTGTTGAATGG GCTCGACCTTTGCTAAATCATGCACTTGATGATGTAGAATTTAAACATTTGGCAGATCCAAGGCTCATGAACTATGTTGGGAGTGAAATGTTCCGTCTGATTGAGGTAGCTGCTGCTTGTGTGCGACATTCAGCAGCCAAGAGGCCAAGAATGGGACTG GTTGTTAGAGCCTTTGATAGTTTAGCTACTTCCGATCTAAGCAATGGAATGAGAGTGGGGGAAAGTGCAGTGTTTGACTCCGCACAGCAATCCGAAGAAATCAGATTGTTTCGGAGGATGGCATTTGGTAGTCAAAATTACAGTACAGATTTTTTTAGCCAAAGTAACTTGGATAGTTAA
- the LOC109003818 gene encoding uncharacterized protein LOC109003818, with protein MTSIIISSSRSINHLLLFQLAFTAMEDPNMLAADCVVISCCCQCLILQILIFVLLKLPYKLIRKTRDYAKKRLRQRKKDDDKITEREMDQYYDDDSLVGMNGESFRIQVDGLFRDGDHGCGSCMEEVEKVLQEMSQKGEFAFGSFWGRKGSSGSLSTCVAKHEFDDRTVQYQIIEMIESFSYYI; from the coding sequence ATGACTTCCattatcatttcttcttctcgaTCCATCAATCATCTCCTCCTTTTCCAGCTAGCTTTCACGGCCATGGAGGACCCCAACATGCTTGCCGCAGACTGTGTTGTCATATCTTGCTGCTGTCAATGCTTGATCCTACAGATTCTCATCTTCGTCTTGCTCAAACTTCCTTACAAACTGATTCGTAAGACGAGAGATTATGCTAAGAAGAGGCTTCGACAAAGGAAGAAGGATGATGATAAGATTACAGAAAGAGAAATGGATCAATATTACGACGATGATAGCCTTGTGGGAATGAATGGAGAGTCTTTTAGAATTCAAGTCGACGGTTTATTCAGAGATGGAGACCATGGTTGTGGGTCTTGTATGGAGGAAGTTGAGAAGGTGTTACAGGAGATGTCTCAGAAGGGGGAGTTTGCATTTGGAAGCTTTTGGGGTAGGAAGGGATCATCAGGTAGCTTATCAACTTGTGTAGCAAAACATGAATTCGATGACAGAACTGTACAGtatcaaataattgaaatgatTGAATCTTTCAGTTATTATATATAG
- the LOC109003819 gene encoding probable calcium-binding protein CML15, producing MATLQSEQLKQLKEIFMRFDMDSDGSLTQLELAALLRSIGLKPSGDQLHVLLANMDVNANGTIEFDELLRAILPDMSKQVLINQEQLLEVFRSFDRDGNGYITAAELAGSMARMGHPLTYHELSQMMREADTNGDGVISFNEFSTIMANSASDFLGLKVAQPPWPERS from the coding sequence ATGGCCACGCTCCAATCGGAGCAGCTGAAGCAGCTCAAGGAAATCTTCATGCGCTTTGACATGGACTCGGACGGAAGCCTTACCCAGCTGGAGTTGGCGGCCCTTCTCCGCTCCATTGGCCTCAAGCCCTCTGGCGACCAGCTCCACGTCCTGCTGGCCAACATGGACGTCAACGCCAACGGCACCATCGAGTTCGACGAGCTCCTCCGCGCCATCTTGCCCGACATGAGCAAGCAGGTGCTCATCAATCAGGAGCAGCTCCTGGAGGTTTTCCGTTCATTCGACCGAGACGGAAACGGTTACATCACCGCCGCCGAGCTCGCCGGCTCCATGGCCAGAATGGGTCACCCTTTGACCTACCACGAGCTCTCCCAGATGATGCGCGAGGCCGACACCAATGGGGACGGCGTCATTAGCTTTAACGAGTTCTCGACCATAATGGCCaactccgcctccgattttctTGGCCTGAAGGTCGCACAGCCACCTTGGCCGGAGAGATCATAG
- the LOC109003815 gene encoding putative phospholipid-transporting ATPase 9 — protein sequence MGGGRRRKLNFSKLYSFKCGKASLKDDDHSQLGGPGFSRVVFCNEPDSFEAGIRKYGGNYVRTTKYTLATFLPKSLFEQFRRVANFYFLVAGTLAFTPLAPYSAVSAIIPLIVIVGATMVKEGIEDLRRKKQDIEVNNRKVKVCKHDGVFDYTEWRNLRVGDIVKVAKDEFFPADLLLLSSSYDDAICYVETMNLDGETNLKLKQALEKTSFLNEDSNFSDFKAIVKCEDPNANLYSFVGSMEFEVQQYPLSPQQLLLRDSKLRNTDYIYGAVIFTGHDTKVIQNSTDPPSKRSKVEKKMDKIIYFLFFVLFLMAFIGSIFFGIATEDDLENGRPKRWYLRPDDSTVFFDPKRAPLAAVFHFLTALMLYNFFIPISLYVSIEVVKVLQTIFINQDVHMYYEEADKPAHARTSNLNEELGQVDTILSDKTGTLTCNSMEFIKCSVAGTAYGYGVTEVESAMNGSSPLVNEKLNGLDHKKDSTDSKSHVKGFNFEDERIMNGNWMNEPHADVIQKFFRLLTICHTAIPEVDEETGKVSYEAESPDEAAFVIAARELGFEFYKRTQTSISLHELDPVSSKRVERTYKLLNVLEFNSSRKRMSVIVRDEEGKILVLCKGADSVMFGRLAKNGTKFEEETREHVNEYANDGLRTLILAYRELDEKEYKEFNDKFNEVKNSVSADQESLIDEVAEKIERDLILLGATAVEDKLQNGVPNCINKLAQAGIKIWVLTGDKMETAINIGFSCSLLRQGMKQIIINLESSQIQALEKAGDKAATAKASEESVFRQITEGKAQLTSSSGRSEAFALIIDGKSLAYALNDDMKKMFLDLAIHCASVICCRSSPKQKALVTRLVKDGTGKTTLAIGDGANDVGMLQEADIGVGISGAEGMQAVMSSDVAIAQFRYLERLLLVHGHWCYRRISSMICYFFYKNITFGFTLFLYEAFASFSGQPAYNDWFLSLYSIFFSTFPVVAMGIFDQDVSARYCLKFPLLYQEGVQNVLFSWRRIFGWMLNGFCSAIIIFFACMKALGLKAFNNDGQTAGKDIVGGTMYTCVVWVVNLQMALAISYFTLVQHVAIWGSIAIWYLFLLIYGAMSPLTSTTAYRLLIENLAPSSSYWLVILLVVISALIPYFSFSTIQIRFFPMYHQIIQLIRHSSRTNDPEYFDRVRQSLRRSTTLASHST from the exons ATGGGAGGTGGCAGAAGGAGAAAGCTGAATTTCAGCAAGCTTTACTCATTCAAATGTGGAAAGGCATCTTTGAAGGATGATGACCATTCACAGCTTGGGGGGCCAGGGTTCTCCAGGGTTGTTTTTTGCAATGAACCGGATAGCTTTGAGGCCGGAATTCGGAAGTATGGGGGCAATTATGTTAGGACTACAAAGTATACCCTTGCCACTTTCTTGCCTAAATCATTGTTTGAGCAGTTTAGGAGGGTGGCTAATTTTTACTTCTTGGTTGCTGGCACCTTGGCTTTCACCCCACTCGCTCCTTATTCAGCTGTTAGTGCTATCATCCCTCTGATTGTCATTGTTGGAGCAACGATGGTGAAAGAGGGTATTGAAGATTTGCGGCGAAAGAAGCAG GATATTGAGGTTAACAATAGAAAGGTTAAAGTGTGCAAACATGATGGGGTTTTTGATTATACTGAATGGAGGAACTTGAGAGTGGGAGATATAGTGAAGGTGGCGAAGGATGAATTCTTCCCGGCAGATCTCCTCTTGCTTTCATCCAGTTATGATGATGCAATCTGCTATGTTGAGACCATGAACCTTGATGGGGagacaaatttaaaattaaagcaaGCATTGGAGAAAACTTCATTCTTAAATGAGGACTCCAACTTCAGTGATTTCAAAGCTATTGTTAAATGTGAAGACCCCAATGCAAATTTGTACTCTTTTGTTGGAAGTATGGAGTTTGAAGTGCAACAATATCCCCTCTCTCCTCAACAACTTCTTCTCAGAGACTCTAAACTCCGGAATACAGACTACATATACGGGGCTGTTATCTTCACTGGTCATGACACAAAGGTTATTCAAAATTCTACTGACCCCCCTTCAAAGAGAAGCAAAGTTGAGAAGAAAATGGACAAAATTATCTACTTCttgttttttgttctgtttctgATGGCATTTATTGGATCTATTTTCTTTGGCATTGCAACTGAAGATGACTTGGAAAATGGAAGGCCAAAAAGGTGGTATCTTAGACCAGATGATTCCACAGTTTTCTTTGATCCCAAAAGAGCACCACTGGCAGCAGTTTTTCACTTTCTGACGGCCCTTatgttatataatttctttattccaATCTCCTTATATGTGTCAATTGAAGTTGTGAAAGTTCTTCAGACTATCTTCATCAACCAAGATGTTCACATGTACTATGAAGAAGCTGACAAACCGGCACATGCCCGTACCTCAAATTTGAATGAGGAACTTGGCCAAGTTGACACAATACTTTCTGATAAGACTGGAACTTTGACCTGCAATTCAATGGAGTTCATCAAGTGTTCTGTGGCTGGGACAGCTTATGGTTATGGTGTTACAGAGGTTGAGAGCGCTATGAATGGAAGCTCACCTTTGGTTAATGAGAAACTAAATGGACTTGACCACAAAAAAGACTCTACTGATTCCAAGTCACATGTAAAAGGCtttaattttgaagatgaaagaaTCATGAATGGGAACTGGATGAATGAGCCTCATGCGGATGTCATTCAGAAATTTTTTCGGCTGTTGACGATCTGTCATACTGCGATACCTGAAGTGGATGAAGAAACAGGAAAGGTTTCTTATGAAGCTGAATCTCCAGATGAAGCGGCATTTGTGATTGCAGCGAGAGAACTTGGTTTTGAATTCTATAAAAGGACCCAGACAAGCATTTCACTGCATGAGCTGGATCCGGTGTCGAGCAAGAGAGTTGAAAG GACGTATAAACTTCTGAATGTTCTAGAGTTTAATAGTTCAAGGAAGCGGATGTCTGTGATAGTAAGAGATGAGGAAGGAAAAATACTTGTACTTTGTAAAGGTGCTGACAG TGTCATGTTTGGAAGGCTTGCTAAGAATGGTACGAAGTTTGAAGAGGAGACCAGGGAGCATGTTAACGAGTATGCTAATGATGGCCTGAGGACCTTGATCCTTGCATATCGTGAGCTTGATGAAAAAGAATACAAGGAGTTCAATGATAAATTCAATGAGGTGAAAAACTCAGTAAGTGCAGATCAGGAGTCATTGATTGATGAGGTAGCAGAGAAGATTGAGAGGGATCTAATTCTTCTTGGTGCAACTGCCGTTGAGGACAAACTCCAAAATGGG GTTCCTAATTGCATCAACAAGCTTGCCCAAGCAGGAATTAAGATTTGGGTCTTGACTGGAGACAAGATGGAGACTGCCATCAATATTGG TTTCTCTTGTAGCCTGCTGAGACAAGGAATGAAGCAGATAATAATCAATTTGGAGAGTTCCCAAATTCAGGCATTGGAAAAAGCAGGAGACAAGGCTGCAACCGCTAAG GCATCAGAGGAAAGTGTTTTCCGTCAGATAACTGAAGGGAAGGCTCAGCTTACTTCATCAAGTGGGAGATCTGAGGCATTTGCTTTGATAATTGATGGGAAATCACTTGCTTATGCTTTAAATGATGACATGAAGAAAATGTTTCTAGATCTTGCCATTCATTGTGCATCTGTTATATGCTGCCGCTCCTCACCAAAACAGAAGGCATTG GTTACAAGACTGGTTAAAGATGGGACGGGGAAAACAACGTTAGCAATTGGTGACGGTGCCAATGATGTTGGAATGCTTCAAGAAGCAGATATAGGGGTTGGAATAAGTGGTGCTGAGGGAATGCAG GCGGTCATGTCAAGTGATGTTGCAATTGCACAGTTTCGATATTTGGAGCGGTTGCTACTTGTGCATGGACATTGGTGCTACAGAAGGATCTCATCAATG ATATGTTACTTCTTCTACAAGAATATCACGTTTGGTTTCACTCTCTTCTTATATGAGGCGTTTGCATCATTCTCTGGACAACCAGCGTACAATGATTGGTTTTTGTCACTTTATAGTATTTTCTTCTCAACATTTCCGGTGGTTGCTATGGGCATTTTTGACCAAGATGTTTCTGCTCGTTATTGTCTGAAG TTTCCTCTATTATACCAAGAAGGGGTGCAAAATGTCCTTTTCAGCTGGCGTCGAATATTTGGCTGGATGTTAAATGGGTTTTGCAGTGCCATAATCATTTTCTTTGCCTGCATGAAGGCTCTGGGGCTAAAGGCTTTCAATAATGATGGACAAACTGCTGGGAAGGATATCGTTGGGGGGACAATGTATACATGCGTTGTTTGGGTCGTAAACCTGCAGATGGCACTCGCTATAAGTTACTTCACCTTGGTGCAACATGTTGCCATCTGGGGTTCTATTGCAATCTGGTACCTTTTCCTCTTGATATATGGAGCCATGTCTCCTCTCACTTCTACCACAGCCTACAGACTCTTAATCGAAAACCTTGCCCCATCGTCTTCGTATTGGCTCGTCATTCTTCTTGTGGTGATCTCAGCCCTGATACCATACTTTTCTTTCTCGACAATTCAGATCCGCTTCTTCCCAATGTACCATCAAATAATACAGTTGATACGGCATAGTAGCCGAACAAACGATCCCGAGTATTTTGATAGGGTGCGGCAGAGCTTGCGGCGGTCGACAACTCTCGCTTCACATAGCACTTAG